DNA from Helicobacter pylori:
TCCGCAACTTGCTTAGCTAAATTTAAAATCTCTGCTTGAGCGTTAGCTCTATTGAGCATTTCTTGAGCGAACCCTTTGTCTTTAGAAGTGTAGGGGTTGAAATTGTCTGGTTGCGTGATTTGGGTATTTTCATTAGCGTTGAGCTGTTTGGTTTTTTCTAAAACGGCTTGAGCGTTTTTGATCATCTCGTTAATAGCGTTAAAAGAAGGGCCAAAAATATCCATCACATTCCCGGTCTTGCCGCCAAAACCCCATGCCCCACCGCCACCATTCACATGCGGGTTTTGGGTGGTAAGGACATTGATGATAGTAGCGGCTTGCTGTAAAAGGTTTTCAGCGTCATTGACGCTGCTAATCTTTAGCTGGATTGGGAGTGGAGTCCCGCCTGAATAATAATTGCCATTCCCATCGGGGTAAGTGTATTCTGTTGTAGGGTTTCTTGTGAAAGTCTGATTGATATTGACTACCATATTTTTAGAGCCGTTCAAGGCAGGCATTCCGCCCCCTTGGTTTTGGTTTAAAGCGGTTTGAATGGTTTGATAAGCGGTATTGAGAACCTGGTATTCACTGCTAGATAGAATACCATTGGGCCCTACATTACTAGCCCCATTACAAGTGGTGGTGGTCGTTCCGCTACCGGTGTTGTAGCTGTAGTTTGGCGTGTTGTCAAACGATCGAACGCCCCCATTTTCTAAATGTTCTGGGCCAAGATTGGGGCCAGGGCCGCAGCTGATCCCAAAGGCTATGACTTGCCACATGCCCACAGCGGCGTTGAGCGCTAAAGCCACAGCTTGATAGGCGGGGGAAGTGGTGGTAGCGCTAGTGAGGTTGATCGCGCTTGAGCTTAAATTGTCAATCGCGCTTGTGATCGCACTGGGTGTGCTGGCTAGATTGACTAAGGAGTTAAGGTAATTGTATTGGTTTAAAAGGTTGCTCAAGTTATCGTATCTGTCCGCAAGATTTTGTAGTGCTCCCGTGTTTTTCACTTGTTGAACCGCTTCACCGATCTGATAGCCCACGCTCATGTAAAATCCGTCGTCTTCAGCCCTTGATAATGAAGCCATGAGAGAAAGAGAGAGTAAGAGGGATTTTTTGGTTTTCATGTTTTCTCCTTTTATTAGATTTTTGTTGGTTTCACATTCCCATGATAGTCATAGTTTATGAAATTTCGCCATTTTACCATAAAATGCTTATTCTTAACTTAAAATTTATATTTTGAAAAAAAAAAAAAACAATTTTAAGTATTTTTTACAATAAAATATCATAGATCTTGATTTAAGAAAAGGGATTTTATCCGGTTTGAAATTGGTTTTTAAATCTTTGGTTACAATCAAGCCATTCTAATGAGAAAGAAAAGCATGTTGGAAAAGATACAAAAAGAATGGTTGAGCAACATTCAAAAAGATTTGCTGTCTGGTTTTGTGGTGGGGCTTTCTGTGATCCCAGAGACGGCCGGTTTTGCGATCATGGTGGGTTTAGATGTGGGCGTGGCGTTTTATACGACCTTTTATATGGCTTTTGTGTTGTCTCTTTTTGGGGCTAGAAAGGCGATG
Protein-coding regions in this window:
- a CDS encoding SabA family sialic acid-binding adhesin, which translates into the protein MKTKKSLLLSLSLMASLSRAEDDGFYMSVGYQIGEAVQQVKNTGALQNLADRYDNLSNLLNQYNYLNSLVNLASTPSAITSAIDNLSSSAINLTSATTTSPAYQAVALALNAAVGMWQVIAFGISCGPGPNLGPEHLENGGVRSFDNTPNYSYNTGSGTTTTTCNGASNVGPNGILSSSEYQVLNTAYQTIQTALNQNQGGGMPALNGSKNMVVNINQTFTRNPTTEYTYPDGNGNYYSGGTPLPIQLKISSVNDAENLLQQAATIINVLTTQNPHVNGGGGAWGFGGKTGNVMDIFGPSFNAINEMIKNAQAVLEKTKQLNANENTQITQPDNFNPYTSKDKGFAQEMLNRANAQAEILNLAKQVADNFHSIQGPIQQDLEECTAGSAGVINDNTYGSGCAFVKETLNSLEQHTAYYGNQVNQDRALSQTILNFKEALNTLGKDSTAINSGISNLPNAKSLQNMTHSTQNPNSPEGLLTYSLNADKYSQLQTTVQELGKNPFRRFGMISSQTNNGAMNGIGVQAGYKQFFGKKRNWGLRYYGFFDYNHAFIKSSFFNSASDVWTYGVGMDALYNFINDKNTNFLGKNNKLSVGLFGGFALAGTSWLNSQQVNLTMMNGIYNANVSTSNFQFLFDLGLRMNLARPKKKDSDHAAQHGIELGFKIPTINTNYYSFMGAKLEYRRMYSLFLNYVFAY